A stretch of the Longimicrobium sp. genome encodes the following:
- a CDS encoding YdeI/OmpD-associated family protein: MGEKKTTDAKPVFFATPAEFRAWLEAHHETEPELLVGFWKKGSGKPSITWPESVDEALSFGWIDGVRRSLGDEAYTIRFTPRRARSTWSGVNVRRMGELIAEGRVRPAGMKAFEARSADKTAIYAYEQRAPDLTEPYAGELRANAGAWEFWQKQAPWYRKTASWWIISAKKEETRQKRLATLIDDCANGRVLAGLDRKPKK; encoded by the coding sequence ATGGGAGAGAAGAAAACGACCGACGCGAAGCCCGTCTTCTTCGCCACGCCGGCGGAGTTCCGCGCGTGGCTGGAGGCGCACCACGAGACCGAGCCGGAGCTGCTGGTCGGCTTCTGGAAGAAAGGGTCGGGGAAGCCGAGCATCACCTGGCCCGAGTCGGTGGACGAGGCGCTCAGCTTCGGGTGGATCGACGGCGTGCGGCGCTCGCTGGGCGACGAGGCGTACACCATCCGCTTCACCCCACGGCGGGCGCGCAGCACCTGGAGCGGGGTGAACGTGCGCCGCATGGGCGAGCTGATCGCCGAGGGCCGCGTGCGCCCCGCGGGGATGAAGGCGTTCGAGGCGCGCAGCGCGGACAAGACCGCCATCTACGCCTACGAGCAACGCGCGCCCGACCTGACCGAGCCGTACGCCGGCGAGCTGCGCGCGAACGCGGGGGCGTGGGAGTTCTGGCAGAAGCAGGCGCCGTGGTACCGCAAGACGGCGAGCTGGTGGATCATAAGCGCCAAGAAGGAGGAGACGCGCCAAAAGCGGCTGGCCACGCTGATCGACGACTGCGCGAACGGCCGGGTGCTGGCCGGGCTCGACCGCAAGCCGAAGAAGTAG